Proteins encoded within one genomic window of Haloplanus vescus:
- a CDS encoding ABC transporter ATP-binding protein, which yields MTAPLLDVDRLSTHYQTPTGPVKAVEDNSLTLEEGEVLGVVGESGSGKSTLLRSVMGLVEDPGEIVEGSVEYRGRELTTMSDAELRKLRGNDISFIFQEPTAHLNPAYTVGDQITDVLEAHTDLDSDERWERVYDLLGRLGIPSPRERAEAYPHEFSGGMAQRVCIAMALACDPDLLLADEPTSALDVTIQAQIIDLLSDLQEDLGLSILWVTHDMGVVAETCDTMAVMYAGNVVEYGPVESVFAEPSHPYTEALLRTVPSHLDTEPRFDTIEGSPPDLQNLPDGCVFRERCPDEMEACSARRPPYYELSEERLSKCFLHEGCSTRPSSPSAPDPTALDDVTADGGQLTDPEGER from the coding sequence ATGACGGCACCGTTGCTCGACGTCGACCGTCTCAGCACGCATTATCAGACGCCTACGGGGCCGGTCAAGGCTGTCGAGGACAACTCACTCACTCTCGAGGAGGGCGAAGTGCTCGGCGTCGTCGGCGAATCGGGGTCCGGAAAATCGACGTTGCTGCGCTCGGTGATGGGGCTGGTCGAAGACCCCGGCGAAATCGTCGAGGGAAGCGTCGAGTACCGCGGACGCGAGCTGACGACGATGTCGGACGCCGAGCTTCGGAAACTCCGGGGCAACGATATCAGCTTCATCTTCCAGGAACCGACGGCACACCTCAATCCAGCGTACACCGTCGGCGACCAGATTACGGACGTACTCGAGGCCCACACTGACCTCGATTCCGACGAACGGTGGGAGCGGGTCTACGACCTGCTCGGTCGGCTGGGCATTCCCTCGCCTCGTGAGCGCGCCGAGGCGTATCCGCACGAATTCAGCGGCGGGATGGCCCAGCGCGTCTGCATCGCGATGGCGCTGGCCTGTGACCCCGACCTGTTGCTCGCGGACGAACCGACATCGGCGCTCGACGTGACCATCCAGGCCCAGATTATCGACCTTCTGTCCGACCTGCAGGAGGACCTCGGCCTGTCGATTCTGTGGGTAACCCACGACATGGGCGTCGTAGCCGAAACCTGTGACACGATGGCTGTCATGTACGCGGGCAACGTCGTCGAGTACGGACCGGTCGAGTCGGTGTTCGCGGAGCCGAGCCACCCCTACACCGAGGCGTTGCTTCGGACGGTCCCGAGCCACCTCGACACCGAGCCCCGGTTCGACACCATCGAGGGCTCACCACCAGACCTCCAAAATCTTCCCGACGGCTGTGTCTTCAGGGAGCGCTGCCCGGACGAGATGGAGGCGTGCAGCGCGCGACGACCGCCGTACTACGAACTCAGCGAGGAACGCCTGTCGAAATGCTTCCTACACGAGGGCTGTTCGACCCGTCCGTCGTCGCCGAGTGCCCCCGACCCGACCGCCCTCGACGACGTCACTGCAGACGGTGGACAGCTGACGGACCCGGAGGGAGAACGATGA
- a CDS encoding ABC transporter permease, whose protein sequence is MSQESTDVAVTGSARRSRVIGGVTNGWRMIRANPLSTVGFCIVLGLIFVAIFAPVLAPYSPSAQDLDDTLAPPSADHPFGTDNTGRDIFSRIVFGTRYAIAIAVVVVTLETVVGVSLGLVAGYYRGRVDETVMRGLDVLVSIPPLLLAMVIVTTFGINIWNAMLAIGIVYVPMMSRTVRSSALSIREETYVRAAEGLGYDSKRVMLKHMLPNAVPPIVVLGTTDVAYALIDVATLSFLGLGIQPPKPSWGAMANAAREYILVTPWPIVFPTLAIAIAVLGFNLLGMGLRETLLYGEDRDEVVE, encoded by the coding sequence ATGAGCCAGGAGTCAACAGACGTCGCTGTCACCGGCAGCGCACGCCGCTCTCGCGTCATCGGTGGCGTGACCAACGGGTGGCGCATGATCAGAGCCAACCCGCTCTCGACGGTCGGATTTTGCATCGTGCTCGGGCTGATATTCGTGGCCATCTTCGCCCCGGTGCTGGCCCCGTACTCACCGAGCGCGCAGGACCTCGACGACACGCTCGCGCCACCGAGTGCCGACCATCCCTTCGGCACCGACAATACGGGGCGCGATATCTTCTCGCGCATCGTCTTCGGGACGCGATACGCCATCGCAATCGCGGTGGTCGTCGTCACACTCGAAACGGTCGTCGGCGTCAGTCTCGGCCTCGTCGCCGGATATTACAGGGGACGCGTCGACGAGACGGTGATGCGCGGCCTCGACGTACTGGTGTCGATCCCGCCACTGTTGTTGGCGATGGTCATCGTCACCACGTTCGGCATCAACATCTGGAACGCGATGCTCGCCATCGGCATCGTCTACGTCCCGATGATGTCGCGAACGGTCAGGTCGTCGGCGCTGTCGATACGAGAGGAGACGTACGTCCGCGCCGCAGAGGGACTGGGCTACGACAGCAAGCGAGTCATGCTGAAACACATGCTCCCCAACGCGGTGCCGCCCATCGTCGTCCTCGGGACGACCGACGTGGCGTACGCCCTCATCGACGTGGCGACGCTGAGCTTCCTTGGCCTCGGCATCCAACCACCCAAACCCTCGTGGGGCGCGATGGCCAACGCCGCCCGCGAGTATATCCTCGTCACGCCGTGGCCAATCGTCTTCCCGACACTCGCTATCGCCATCGCGGTGCTGGGGTTCAACCTCCTCGGCATGGGACTGCGTGAAACGCTGTTGTACGGCGAGGACCGCGACGAGGTGGTCGAATGA